A stretch of the Mesorhizobium sp. Pch-S genome encodes the following:
- the cobM gene encoding precorrin-4 C(11)-methyltransferase, whose translation MTVHFIGAGPGAADLITLRGARLLASCPVCLYAGSIVAPELLQHCAPGTRLVDTAPMSLDEIEAEYVAANKAGQDVARLHSGDLSVWSAVAEQIRRLERNGIAYTLTPGVPSFAAAAAALKRELTIPEVAQSLVLTRVSGRASKMPPGETLSAFGRTGATLAIHLAIHAIEQVVKELTPHYGGDCPVAIVFRASWPDERVIRATLETVAAILAADPIERTALIFVGRSLAAEDFTESSLYDAYYQRRFRNRL comes from the coding sequence ATGACCGTGCATTTCATCGGCGCCGGCCCGGGCGCTGCCGATCTCATCACCTTGCGCGGCGCAAGGCTGCTCGCGTCCTGCCCGGTCTGCCTCTATGCCGGTTCGATCGTGGCGCCGGAACTGCTCCAGCATTGCGCGCCGGGAACGCGGCTGGTCGATACTGCGCCGATGTCGCTCGACGAAATCGAGGCCGAATACGTCGCCGCCAACAAGGCTGGGCAGGACGTGGCGAGGCTGCATTCCGGCGATCTCTCGGTGTGGAGCGCCGTCGCCGAGCAGATCCGCCGGCTCGAACGCAACGGCATCGCCTACACGCTCACCCCCGGCGTGCCTTCTTTCGCCGCAGCGGCGGCCGCGCTCAAACGTGAGCTGACCATCCCGGAAGTGGCGCAAAGCCTGGTGCTGACCCGCGTTTCGGGCCGCGCATCCAAGATGCCGCCCGGCGAAACCTTGTCAGCTTTCGGACGGACAGGCGCAACGCTGGCGATCCACCTCGCCATTCATGCCATCGAGCAGGTGGTGAAGGAACTGACCCCGCATTATGGCGGCGATTGCCCCGTCGCCATCGTCTTTCGCGCCAGCTGGCCGGACGAGCGCGTCATCCGGGCGACTTTGGAGACCGTCGCCGCCATACTCGCCGCCGATCCGATCGAGCGCACCGCGCTGATCTTCGTCGGGCGTTCGCTGGCCGCAGAGGACTTCACCGAGAGTTCACTCTACGACGCCTACTACCAGCGCCGCTTCAGGAACCGGCTATGA
- the cobA gene encoding uroporphyrinogen-III C-methyltransferase, whose protein sequence is MTLSATLEKLTAHKPQLEPGHVWLAGSGPGDPSLLTLEVLSALSQADALVHDALVSQEIIDVAGQAEKFYVGKRGGRLSIPQGDINSLLVKLAREGRKVVRLKGGHPYVFGRGGEETLALIEHGIPYRVLPGVTSAFGGLTSAGIPATMRGINGAIILATGFAAVSDDRPDWQALARTGQPIVIYMGLTHIEATVADLLAGGLAPDTPAALIENATLKQERTVVATLGSLVEAAEREAIVSPALIVVGGIVAMRERLAAKP, encoded by the coding sequence ATGACGCTTTCCGCTACGCTCGAAAAGCTCACCGCACACAAGCCGCAACTTGAGCCCGGCCATGTCTGGCTGGCCGGCTCCGGCCCGGGCGACCCCAGCCTGCTGACGCTGGAAGTGCTCTCTGCGCTCAGCCAGGCCGATGCGCTGGTGCATGACGCGCTTGTCTCGCAGGAGATCATCGACGTCGCCGGGCAGGCTGAAAAATTCTATGTCGGCAAGCGCGGCGGCCGGCTGTCCATCCCGCAAGGCGACATCAATAGCCTTCTGGTCAAGCTCGCCAGGGAAGGTCGCAAGGTGGTACGCCTGAAAGGCGGCCACCCCTACGTCTTCGGACGTGGTGGCGAGGAAACGCTGGCATTGATCGAACACGGCATTCCTTATCGTGTCCTGCCCGGCGTCACCTCAGCCTTTGGCGGGCTGACCTCGGCCGGCATTCCAGCGACCATGCGCGGCATCAACGGCGCCATCATCCTGGCAACCGGCTTTGCCGCGGTCTCCGACGACCGCCCGGACTGGCAGGCGCTCGCCCGCACCGGCCAGCCCATCGTCATCTATATGGGCCTGACCCACATCGAAGCGACCGTTGCCGATCTGCTGGCCGGCGGACTGGCACCGGATACGCCAGCCGCCCTGATCGAAAATGCCACGCTGAAGCAGGAGCGCACTGTCGTCGCCACCCTCGGCTCGCTGGTGGAGGCCGCCGAACGCGAAGCGATCGTTTCGCCGGCGCTGATCGTCGTCGGCGGCATCGTCGCCATGCGCGAGCGATTGGCGGCAAAGCCATGA
- a CDS encoding cobalamin biosynthesis protein — protein MIVAGIGCRKGVDTAGVLAALDAALHSHELDRSALSALATTSFKRNEAAIFAAAERLGLEVIVVEGSDESDDTLTRSDISRAVAGSSSVSESAALAAAGKDARLLGPRLITGAVTCAIAVSGASA, from the coding sequence ATGATCGTCGCGGGCATTGGCTGTCGCAAAGGTGTGGATACCGCCGGTGTTCTGGCGGCGCTGGACGCGGCCCTTCACAGCCACGAACTCGACCGCTCCGCGCTCTCCGCACTCGCCACCACCAGTTTCAAGCGGAACGAGGCCGCGATCTTTGCCGCTGCGGAGCGGCTCGGCCTCGAGGTGATCGTCGTCGAAGGCTCCGATGAGAGCGACGACACTCTCACCCGTTCCGATATTTCCCGCGCCGTTGCCGGCTCGTCATCCGTTTCGGAAAGCGCGGCACTCGCGGCGGCCGGCAAGGATGCGCGCCTGCTGGGTCCGCGCCTCATCACAGGCGCCGTTACCTGCGCCATCGCTGTCAGTGGAGCCTCGGCATGA
- the cobT gene encoding nicotinate-nucleotide--dimethylbenzimidazole phosphoribosyltransferase: MSFKSFDELRAACRDLPAGSEVAAAAVARRQDTLTKPQGSLGRLEAIAAWLARWQGRDMPRLDRVKVLVFAGNHGVTAQGVSAYPSEVTVQMVANFAHGGAAINQLARATGAELDVIPLDLDHPTGDFTQGVAMDEAAFLAAVSAGYDAVDTDLDLVCLGEMGIGNTTPAAAISAALFGGGAEKWTGRGTGVDDAGLKRKVVAIEAGLDRHAAVLADPLKAAAALGGRELAAIFGATLAARHRNVPVLLDGFVCTAAAAPLAKLHPAGLAHTIAAHVSAEAGHRGLLQALGLTPLLDLGMRLGEGSGACLAVNLVRSALACHAGMASFAEAGVSEK; the protein is encoded by the coding sequence ATGTCCTTCAAATCCTTCGATGAACTGCGCGCCGCCTGCCGCGACCTGCCAGCCGGCAGCGAGGTGGCAGCCGCTGCGGTCGCCCGCCGCCAGGACACGTTGACGAAGCCGCAGGGCAGCCTGGGTCGGCTGGAAGCCATTGCCGCCTGGCTGGCACGCTGGCAGGGCCGCGACATGCCCCGGCTCGACCGGGTGAAAGTGTTGGTGTTCGCGGGCAACCATGGCGTCACCGCCCAAGGCGTCTCCGCCTACCCTTCCGAAGTCACCGTGCAGATGGTGGCCAACTTCGCCCACGGTGGCGCGGCCATCAACCAGCTTGCCCGCGCCACCGGTGCGGAACTCGATGTCATCCCGCTCGACCTCGACCACCCCACCGGCGACTTCACCCAAGGAGTTGCGATGGATGAAGCGGCTTTCCTCGCTGCCGTCTCTGCCGGCTATGATGCCGTGGACACGGATCTCGATCTGGTCTGCCTCGGCGAAATGGGCATCGGCAACACCACCCCGGCAGCGGCGATTTCGGCTGCGCTGTTCGGCGGCGGCGCCGAAAAATGGACCGGCCGCGGTACCGGCGTCGACGATGCCGGCCTGAAACGCAAGGTCGTTGCGATCGAGGCCGGACTTGACCGTCATGCCGCGGTGCTTGCAGATCCGCTCAAGGCGGCGGCGGCGCTCGGCGGGCGTGAACTGGCGGCCATCTTCGGCGCGACGCTTGCTGCGCGGCATCGCAACGTGCCGGTGCTGCTCGACGGCTTCGTCTGTACCGCCGCAGCCGCCCCCCTGGCCAAGCTGCATCCAGCAGGCCTCGCCCACACCATTGCGGCCCATGTCTCGGCGGAAGCCGGCCACCGCGGCCTGCTGCAGGCGCTTGGCCTGACACCACTGCTCGATCTCGGCATGCGACTTGGCGAAGGGTCCGGCGCCTGCCTCGCCGTCAACCTCGTCCGTTCAGCGCTGGCCTGCCACGCAGGCATGGCAAGCTTCGCGGAAGCAGGTGTCTCGGAAAAATAG
- a CDS encoding DUF982 domain-containing protein: protein MNHGETGTFENPVTVRLPSGRRLVTSTREAAELLLYDWPIGETGQRIMARMACMRVLGGGSEPEIARQAFLAAAKEAKILTA from the coding sequence ATGAACCACGGCGAAACAGGAACGTTTGAAAACCCGGTGACCGTGCGGCTTCCTTCAGGACGGAGGTTGGTGACGAGCACGCGCGAAGCGGCAGAACTGTTGCTTTACGACTGGCCGATCGGAGAGACGGGGCAGCGCATAATGGCTCGCATGGCCTGCATGAGGGTGCTTGGCGGAGGCAGCGAGCCTGAAATCGCCAGACAGGCGTTTCTGGCCGCAGCCAAGGAAGCGAAGATCCTGACAGCCTGA
- a CDS encoding cobyrinate a,c-diamide synthase yields MNGSAIIVGAPRSGSGKTSVTVGILRALAKRGVRVRGAKSGPDYIDPGFHAAATGLPGVNLDSWAMPPSLLNGLAARAAGDAELVVLESAMGLFDGIPSPDGRTGSAADLARLYRLPVLLVLDVSGQSTTAAAVAKGFSCYDPNVRIAGVVLNRLGSERHRKLCADAIEAMGLPVVGAIQRDSALALPERHLGLVQASEHAGLMSHLDRLADMAETSLNLDAIMALASPLQPVAGDFSAALPPPGQRIALAEDAAFTFVYPHVAAHWRNTGAEIVPFSPLADEAPDASCDVCWLPGGYPELHAGTLAAAGKFRAGMLRFATTKPVHGECGGFMTLGTAIEDADGVTHPMLGLLGHSTSFARRKMNLGYREARLNSDCALGTAGTAVRGHEFHYAQVTDAGSDEPLAELVDGLGNPLGASGARRGLVSGTFFHAIAVNP; encoded by the coding sequence ATGAATGGCAGTGCCATCATCGTCGGTGCACCGCGTTCCGGCTCGGGCAAGACCAGCGTCACCGTCGGCATCCTGCGCGCGCTGGCAAAGCGTGGCGTGCGCGTGCGCGGCGCGAAGTCCGGCCCGGACTATATCGATCCCGGCTTCCATGCCGCCGCCACCGGTCTTCCCGGCGTCAATCTGGACAGCTGGGCGATGCCGCCTTCCCTGCTCAATGGCCTCGCGGCACGCGCAGCCGGCGACGCCGAACTGGTGGTGCTGGAAAGCGCCATGGGGTTGTTCGACGGCATTCCCTCGCCGGATGGACGCACCGGTTCGGCGGCGGACCTCGCCCGGCTCTATCGGCTGCCGGTGCTGCTGGTGCTCGACGTCTCCGGCCAATCGACAACGGCAGCCGCCGTTGCAAAGGGTTTTTCCTGCTACGACCCCAATGTGCGCATCGCCGGTGTCGTGCTCAATCGTCTTGGCAGCGAACGCCACCGCAAGCTGTGCGCCGATGCCATCGAAGCAATGGGCCTGCCGGTGGTGGGTGCCATCCAGCGCGACTCAGCCCTGGCCCTGCCCGAACGCCATCTCGGCCTCGTCCAGGCCAGCGAGCACGCCGGTTTGATGTCGCATCTCGACCGACTGGCCGACATGGCCGAAACCTCGCTCAATCTCGATGCGATCATGGCGCTGGCCTCGCCACTGCAACCAGTTGCCGGCGATTTCAGCGCAGCACTGCCTCCGCCCGGTCAGCGCATCGCGCTGGCCGAGGATGCTGCCTTCACCTTCGTCTATCCGCACGTCGCCGCACATTGGCGCAACACCGGCGCCGAGATCGTGCCTTTCTCGCCGCTTGCCGACGAGGCGCCGGATGCCAGCTGCGATGTCTGCTGGCTGCCGGGAGGCTATCCGGAACTGCATGCCGGCACGCTCGCTGCCGCCGGAAAATTCCGCGCCGGTATGTTACGATTTGCCACGACAAAACCGGTTCATGGCGAGTGCGGTGGCTTCATGACGCTGGGGACGGCAATCGAAGACGCCGACGGCGTCACCCATCCGATGCTGGGCCTGCTCGGTCATTCGACATCCTTTGCCAGGCGAAAGATGAATCTCGGCTATCGCGAAGCGCGGCTGAACAGCGATTGCGCCCTTGGGACAGCTGGAACGGCCGTGCGCGGTCATGAATTCCACTATGCACAGGTGACGGATGCCGGTTCGGATGAACCGCTGGCCGAGCTTGTCGACGGGCTGGGCAATCCGCTTGGCGCTTCCGGTGCGCGGCGCGGTCTTGTCAGCGGCACGTTTTTTCACGCCATCGCGGTGAACCCATGA
- a CDS encoding cobalt-precorrin-6A reductase — protein MSHRILILGGTTEARQLASHLAARPDVELTLSLAGRTENPLAQQVPTRVGGFGGAEGLAGYLRDTGTDLLIDATHPYAARISANAAEAAQLAGVPILALRRSGWERREGDRWTEVDDAAAAAVALGLPARRVFLALGRQDVGAFESAAQHHYLLRSVDPVEPPLGVPHVDYLLARGPFREADEHRLLLEHGIDVVVCKNSGGEATYGKIAAARALGIEVVMIRRPILPTVASAPGVPELLVMVDHSLRPVAERGV, from the coding sequence ATGTCCCACCGTATTCTCATCCTGGGCGGCACGACCGAGGCGAGGCAACTGGCCAGCCATCTGGCAGCGAGGCCCGATGTCGAATTGACCCTTTCGCTGGCGGGCCGCACGGAGAATCCGCTGGCCCAGCAGGTGCCGACGCGCGTCGGCGGTTTCGGCGGCGCCGAAGGCCTGGCTGGCTATCTGCGGGACACCGGGACAGATCTGCTGATCGACGCGACGCATCCATACGCGGCGCGTATTTCGGCCAACGCCGCCGAAGCCGCGCAACTTGCCGGCGTGCCGATCCTGGCGCTGCGGCGCTCCGGCTGGGAGCGAAGAGAAGGCGACCGCTGGACTGAAGTGGACGATGCTGCCGCTGCCGCCGTCGCGTTGGGCCTGCCCGCCCGGCGTGTCTTTCTGGCGCTCGGGCGCCAGGACGTCGGCGCCTTCGAGAGCGCAGCCCAGCACCATTATCTGCTGCGCAGCGTCGACCCGGTCGAGCCGCCGCTCGGCGTTCCGCATGTCGACTATCTTCTGGCGCGTGGACCGTTTCGCGAGGCGGACGAGCATCGATTGCTGCTCGAACACGGCATCGACGTCGTCGTTTGCAAGAACAGCGGTGGTGAAGCGACCTACGGCAAGATCGCCGCGGCGCGGGCACTCGGCATCGAGGTGGTGATGATCCGCAGGCCCATCCTGCCGACGGTAGCTTCGGCGCCAGGCGTCCCGGAGCTGCTGGTCATGGTCGATCATTCTCTGCGTCCCGTCGCCGAACGCGGCGTGTAG
- the cbiE gene encoding precorrin-6y C5,15-methyltransferase (decarboxylating) subunit CbiE produces the protein MPAEKETRALPAWLAIVGIGEDGVAGLGDEAKRLIAEAEFVFGGKRHFELAGSLATGEMHPWPTPFDPEMDAVLDRAGRRVCVLASGDPFFYGVGVTLARKVAAADMVVVPAPSSFSLAASRLGWALQDIETISLHGRPLDLIRPLLQPGARILALTSDGAAPSRLAALLSELGFGPSRLTALEALGGPDELVRGSRADAFNLKNINPLNILALEIESETQARILPLASGLPDELFETDGQITKREVRAITLSALAPRRGEVLWDIGAGSGSIAIEWMLSHASLRALAIEANAERAERIRHNAVAFGVPELTVIEGEAPKALSGLTAPDVIFIGGGGTDAGVFDAALKALPPGGRCVANAVTLEMEALLVARQAELGGTLTRIAISRAAPVGTMQAWRPALPVTQWSWVKP, from the coding sequence ATGCCTGCTGAGAAAGAAACGCGTGCCTTGCCAGCCTGGCTCGCCATCGTCGGCATCGGCGAGGACGGTGTAGCGGGTCTGGGCGACGAGGCCAAGCGGCTGATCGCCGAGGCCGAGTTCGTCTTCGGCGGCAAGCGTCATTTCGAACTCGCGGGTTCCCTGGCCACCGGCGAGATGCACCCGTGGCCGACACCTTTCGATCCGGAGATGGACGCGGTTCTCGACCGCGCCGGCCGCCGCGTCTGCGTGCTGGCTTCCGGGGATCCGTTCTTCTACGGCGTTGGGGTGACGCTTGCGCGTAAAGTGGCCGCCGCCGACATGGTGGTGGTGCCTGCCCCCTCATCCTTCTCGCTCGCAGCGTCACGACTTGGCTGGGCACTGCAGGACATCGAGACGATTTCCCTGCATGGTCGCCCGCTCGATCTCATCAGGCCTTTGCTGCAACCCGGCGCGCGGATCCTGGCTCTGACCTCTGACGGGGCGGCACCATCCAGGCTGGCAGCGCTACTCTCCGAACTGGGATTCGGTCCGTCCCGGCTGACTGCACTGGAAGCACTGGGAGGTCCGGACGAACTCGTCCGCGGCTCCCGCGCCGATGCCTTCAATCTCAAAAACATAAATCCGCTCAACATATTGGCGCTTGAAATTGAATCGGAAACTCAGGCGCGCATCCTTCCCTTGGCGTCCGGTCTCCCGGATGAACTGTTCGAGACCGACGGTCAGATCACCAAGCGTGAAGTGCGCGCCATAACGTTGTCCGCGCTGGCGCCACGCCGGGGTGAGGTGTTGTGGGACATCGGCGCAGGCTCCGGCTCCATCGCCATCGAATGGATGCTGTCGCATGCTTCGCTGCGCGCCCTCGCCATCGAGGCCAATGCCGAACGCGCCGAGCGCATCCGGCACAACGCGGTTGCTTTCGGCGTGCCGGAATTGACGGTGATCGAAGGCGAGGCTCCGAAAGCACTGTCCGGCCTCACGGCACCCGATGTCATCTTCATCGGTGGCGGCGGCACCGATGCGGGCGTGTTCGATGCCGCCCTGAAAGCCTTGCCTCCCGGCGGCCGCTGCGTCGCCAATGCGGTCACGCTGGAGATGGAGGCGCTGCTGGTCGCCCGTCAGGCGGAACTGGGCGGCACGCTGACCCGCATCGCCATTTCGCGCGCCGCACCCGTCGGCACAATGCAGGCCTGGCGACCCGCACTGCCGGTGACGCAATGGAGCTGGGTCAAGCCATGA
- a CDS encoding adenosylcobinamide-GDP ribazoletransferase — translation MSTGSASARIATDIALSLVFFTRLPLPVLDFGDRRLADAIWAAPIAGVVVAVVGAAILTLATSLGVASGPAAALALAAMMLTTGSLHEDGFSDVADGFGGGRTPERKLEIMHDSRIGAYGASALGLSILIRWSALAEFSSGWSALLALVAAHAASRGLLGAFLHWLPSATAEGLSSRIGTVSLGTAQAGIAVGAITLLVLGLGGAFATAILLALIFLCFRKLCLGQIGGHTGDAAGALQQLCEIAVLIAASVALT, via the coding sequence ATGAGCACCGGCTCAGCCTCGGCCAGGATCGCCACCGACATCGCGCTGTCACTGGTGTTCTTCACGCGCCTGCCGTTGCCGGTTTTGGATTTCGGCGACCGCAGGCTGGCTGACGCGATCTGGGCAGCGCCGATAGCCGGTGTGGTTGTGGCGGTTGTCGGCGCGGCGATCTTGACGCTGGCAACGAGCCTCGGCGTCGCCTCCGGCCCGGCCGCGGCACTGGCGCTGGCCGCGATGATGCTGACCACCGGTTCCTTGCATGAAGACGGCTTTTCCGATGTCGCCGACGGCTTCGGCGGCGGCCGCACCCCGGAACGCAAGCTGGAAATCATGCATGACAGCCGCATCGGCGCCTATGGCGCCTCCGCGCTCGGTTTGAGCATTCTCATCCGCTGGAGTGCATTGGCGGAGTTTTCCAGTGGCTGGTCCGCCTTGCTTGCGCTGGTCGCCGCCCATGCCGCCTCCCGCGGCCTGCTCGGCGCCTTCCTGCACTGGCTGCCATCGGCCACCGCCGAGGGTCTCTCTTCCCGCATCGGCACGGTTTCTCTGGGCACTGCACAGGCAGGCATAGCCGTGGGCGCCATCACGCTGCTGGTGCTGGGCCTTGGTGGCGCATTTGCCACCGCCATCCTGCTCGCCTTGATCTTCCTGTGTTTCCGCAAGCTCTGCCTCGGCCAGATCGGCGGTCATACCGGCGACGCCGCCGGTGCCTTGCAGCAGCTTTGTGAAATAGCCGTCCTCATCGCCGCATCCGTCGCGCTCACCTGA